The Arachis ipaensis cultivar K30076 chromosome B03, Araip1.1, whole genome shotgun sequence region ATGGGTGAATACCCACCCGCCTCTGGTAGATTTTGTCGAAACATCACGAGATTTTCACTAAAAATCTGATTAATAGATAAAATTTCACTTCCCTCTCttgcgagatgctaaaatgacaccttcctcccctctattttataaatgtacattctcctttcttctaacttttaaaaaacctcctctttaatccattttaaattttttatgttaactaatattaactttgtccattttttaagaaaaaataaattattttttgaaaaaatacccattaacaaaaattttatttttatcattaaattttgcttaccaaaatatcttttaataaattatttttttaaatattttttttgaaagatctTATTCTCTTTTGAGATAATTATGGGAgatcatttaaaatttttttctcaaTTAAAATTAACCATAAGCTTAGGAGCATACCGACATTTAAGAAGCAAAAGTAAATATTTATTTGTAACACATTGCACTATACATTGACTATGCTGTGGTCCCATCTCGGATCACAAACCACACATTCTCTTTTTTGAGTTTCTGAAAATAGTCTTTGCGTGAAAGTAAAGCATAGAAGGTAGTGGtggtaaaagaaaaaagaaagtttttGTGATTAACAAATTAGTTCATGTACGTCTCTCCAATCACCAATCAGATCGTTTTCCAACTTGGTCATCATTATATgcttgttttttttattattattatattcccTGGATCGAGATTTCATAGAATTTCGACGAATTTGTCTAATAAAACGAAGCACAAAGAGTTAACCCCGCAACCAGTTGATATAGAATTCGGTGGAAATTATCACATGCAATGACTCATATATAATGAATCTAATTTAGTTGTTTGTGCTTGGCATTATGTTGGATCATGGTGATGAATTGGAGGTTACAATAAACACTAAAAGCCAGCATGAGAGGCTATGTTGGTGGATTGGGAGGCATGTATGTGTGATGGTTCATGGCATCGTTCATTTGTCCCTTTGCTACAAAATGGAAGATTTTCAACATTGTTGTGCATgcattatgatgatgatgatgaaaaatacCTACTTTCTTTGAGACTAGCTACTGCTATATTAATATGCATGGATGCACTCACTTTTGTGGTGCGTATTGATCCTCGGGATTTGACATAAGAAATTAAAGATAATGATACAATTATAAGCtgactttttcttcttgttttaatcttaaatttaTATGATGACATTTCATTCTTATTTGAGATAAATGTAATTTTATATATAGGCTAAGGCTACTTGTACATTTTCATTTTCTAGAATTATCTATGTTGTAGATTAGATCCACGTGAGGAGACACAACAAATCATATGATAGCTAGGAAGAAGAGCTGAAGAGCATTGATCTCTATGAGTACCGGACTAGTTACTTCAATTTCGGATACCTTTGTTGAGAACCACATTGGTTGCTTATGCATTAAGTGGTGCAAATTAAAAGAGATATATATGGTTATGGACCACCCCATTAAGAATGCTATTGGCCCTTGAAATGTCCGAATGCGTTCACTGTTAGTTCCTAATGGGACTGAACTTGTCTTTGTTTATCAATTTATACTCTCAATTTGAAGTTCAAAATTCAAACAATAGTATGCATTCAAAAACTATGATTGTATGATCAGTTGGTCACATTATACCTTTACAAACGTGCCAAGCAACCAGAAGCTTCTCTTTatcctttatattttttttgggcTAGCAAAGTTAGTTGGGTGAGTGTgtgtgtatgtatgtatatatagacACACACATACCTCCAACATATTTCTTTGGAAAAGTCTAGAGGCcagaaaagtctaggggccagtaACTTTTGTATTTTTTGGTCAGCACTACTTTTGAATCTAAAGtgcaacatttttttttatttgtatcagGGTATCCATCAGGCCGGAAGTCCTATGATTAATTGGGTACTGCAGAGGCAAAGTAGGCGACCCTTCCAAGCAAGCAAGCTCCATTCGCATCCTCCGGTGAGTATAGAACCTGGGAGAGATGATTAAGGGACACAGACCCTCATCCATCTGTGCCAACTTGCGTAGGTAAAGTGCAACAATTTCTTGAGGTGGGAAATGATATAAAAACATATTGGCCCAACACTGGTCCATATTTGAACTACAGTGGGCCGAACCAATTTTAAAGGTCCAAACCAATTTAACATCTAAATAATAAATTTTCATCTTCAAATATTGGGGAAAACCAACCTATTATGCTTTGTATACCTATAAAATACAGtcacatatattttatattttcattttcatctgttcattttcttttctttcgttcTGGTATCAGAGCTTTTTCACCTTCTATAATAACATATTCCATTGTTTTTCTACAAAAAGATTACATAGGTTTCGAATAATATAACTTGGGAGATATATGAACAAGTCAGAAATTGTCAAGTGTTGACAGCTTTCTGAAATGAAAAGTATAAATAGTTGGATATGGATctataagaaaaataagaaaggaGTATCTATATTGTACATCAGTATCAATATCTTGATTGTGTATCTAGTTACTGGTTTATTCTTAGAATGAAGTAATGCAGAAGACAAGTTGACAATAATgagaaaacaagaaaataagCAGAGTCCTCGTTTCCCATTCATGATTCAACATATTTGCTGCCACATGAGATTGCTAGACTAAAATTAAGCAAACCATTCTTTTTCTTTGACATGACTTGGATAAGAAGCAAATAAATGAAAGCACTACAAACTACAAAGTAGCACAAATTATGCTTAGTCGTTGAACAAAATTGTTTGATTTATGAGCTTCACTTGTGCTCTTCAGTCTTCAGTCTTCACCCTTACAGAAGAAGTATAGTACATAGTTCAGGTTACATGGTAAACTTAAGTCAGCATTCAAATAAACTTAATTTCCCTTGCTCTCTACAACTACAAATTATTAAACTACATTTCTAAAAGAAACACTCAAGAAGTATGCACAATAGGCTCACACACAGCTCTAACTTAAGAATGCCCTCAAAGTAGCAATTCAAATGTCTCAAAACATTTGACTCCTAAGAAGAACTATTTACACACCTAGAATTCTTGTTACAACATTAGATTGTCTGCTACTCCTGCTAATGGGCAAGTGAACATAAACCTCATGGACATCTTGTTTGCAGACTTCTCCGCTATCACGGTCTATGGCATAGCAGACATAAATTGAGTCGATTACAATGTCTAGTACATGCACAAAGAATCCCAGCACTATGATCAGCAGCAACCAAGCTAGCGCTGCTACTAGATATGAATCGGACCCAAGACTCGTTGTGGTCTTTAATATAACACATACCTGCTTATACAAAAAACAATTAGGACAAATGTAAATAAAAGAGATAGAAAACAATGAAAGCAGGAAAACAAACTAGTAATTGTTGGACCCCAACATATCATTTTTAAGATATTATAAGTCAAAGAGTTTCATAAGATGGTCACTAAGTTAAATTATCCTACATTGTTCATCTCATCcccaaaaaacaaaaagcaaaaaggAACAACAAACTGCAAAAGCGAAAGACCATAATTTATGGCTGTCAATTGAACATGGACAATGTTAATGGAAGGATATGTTGTAAGTTGTTATCAACATCCACAGGCTACACGCATAAGAAAGCTCTTCAAGTATCTCATGCTTCAAGAGGATTGTTGAAATTTATGCCTAGTTATGCATATTAGCAAGCCTCTAATTGAAACAAGCATATAAAGAGAAATATCAACAAAACGTACCACAATTGTGTATATTGCCGACAGGACAAAGATAATTCCGGCCAGGATGCGAGATGAGATGGTCTCCACAAAAACAGCAGACAGAAGATTACGTCTTAGAAGTTCATATGTCATCCTTGCAGATGTGCAGTAAGCCTCACCGGTTATTGCGGCAAAGTTGATGGTAAACTTATTAAGAAAATCCACTGCTGCCAGGAAGGCATTCACACAGCATCGCAATATCAGGTTAAATATCCCCGGAGCATCCTCTTGTCTAGCACTATCAACCGCAGAACGAACCATTCGGACAACACACATAAGCAATCCTGACAAACATACGGTGCCCACAGAAGGACCAAAAGCATTTCTGCCAACCAAATTCTCATAGTCAATGTCTTTCTAACTGTAAAGCAGCCATCTAACTATGCCTTTCTAAACGTAAATCAACTATTCAGTTCAACTCAATTGAACGcatattttcctttttctcttcctgTATCCTAATCAAAGAGTATGCTGCTTTGGGAATCACAAAAAATTTGCAAGTAGTAGGACACATCAAAAGACAACAAATTATTTACATTTCGTAACCAATCCATTTAAACAACTGATATTAACCAGAATTTACAAACGACAACAGAATTAGCCAAAGATACTCAAACTAAGCATTTTAACATTGGATGCACAACTTGATGGGGAAACATTATTATATCCGAGGTCTTGCTATTTAGTACCAAAATAGGCAATAGCAATAACAACAGAAAGACAATACTGAGATATTGAAGCCACACTGTTCATCGAATTGATCATATGATTTCTTCAGTACCAAGAAtaatttttgttatattataaTCAAAATGCTCAATTCTGGTTAATCAACTACTCTCATCAAAGATTCAGCACATACTACATATGCATTTTACAGGCAGGACAGGGGAATCAAGTTATCTGCTATTACCATGAAAGAATACTATGATCATTTACTTCTATCAATCACCACACAGCATCAATGATCATGccaactaaataaacaaaaatgcGCCTAAAATCCTCAACTTATTAATCAAACATCACAAGCAGGTAAAGTAAGCAAGCAAATGCAAAGAAACATGACCACAGCAATGATGTTTGTTTTCACCTTATAGAATTTGTAATACTCTTTCTTGGAACTTGATCATCCTTTGAGAAATACCAGTGAGCAATAGTCCCACTGATCACATAAACCTGCGCCTCAACCATCGCCGTTGCGGACCACAGCATAGTGAGTATTGCCAGCGCAAAATAAGCCGGCACCCAACTATCCTGCTTCCAAACACATCCAATTTCATCACCTTCCAAACTTTTCGGCACAACTTTGCCGTTAAACGTGGCGAAAACCATGAACACCACCATGGGAACGTAGTAGAGCAAAAGGCCAATGGTCAAACAGGGTAGCACCCCGAACAAACCCAGGTTCCAAGAAAGCGCGTTTGATGCCACACCGATTATGCTGATTGTGAGCTCAACACGGTGCCAATTCGCAACGAGGATCCACACGATTACCCCAATCACGAGGAAGAGGAAGACGAGAACGAGAATGCGGTATACCATGGGGAAAACATCGCTGCAAGTGGGGCTGACAGTGCAGACAACGAACCAGTAAACGTTGAGGAAGATGGGGATGACGATGAAGAAGGGGAGAGTAGCGTAGACAAGGTGTTTGGTATAATGCTTGAGAAAAAGGAGGAGTAGCCAGCAAATGGGTATGCTGAGAATGAAGGTGATAACGAGGGTCCATGTCAAGTCCTCAACAAAATTGGAGGAATAGTATGTAGAATTGAGGGAGAGGAGGAAGTAggtggtggaggtggaggtggaggtggtgcAGGTTTGGGTGGTTGGGTTGAAGGAGAAGGAAGAGAGGGAAGCAGGGTAGTCGGGGTTTCTGTGGAAGATGGAGAAGATGCCGAAGGCGAAAGTggaaagagagaagaggagaaagaggaTGAAGAAAGGAAGGTCCTTGAAGGAACGAGGGCCATGGTTGTATGATATGTGAATGAAGGATTCTTGTGAGTCAGGTGAGTGAGGTTCAAGAAGAGGGTGCGATGGGGAAGAGCTTGGGTCCTCGTTGTTGCTACCCATTGAACAAGATACTCTCAACAATTCAATTCACAAGACAACTGACTCACTCAGCTGTGTTTTCCCATGTTTTTGTTTGTGTTTCAATCCCAAATTCCCAACACACAAATCTAAAACATGTCTGGAGGTCTCAAGATTTGTACATGTGTTGAGGTAGATTTACTTTTTGTGGAAAATTTTccatatttttattgaattttatagAATAGTTGAATTTAAAGGCTTGAAGCTTGATTGTTCTGCCCTTTTTGTTTTCTCCATTTTTGTTCTGCCCTTTCAGGATATTCTCTTATTCGCCTAATATTATTATATTGATTTAAGATTATAGCAAGGTTTGGTTAAGAACTGCAAAATCCATGTGCTATGAAAACTCAAGCTAATCTGGCTTTGCACTTTATGCCTCAGCCTCACGTTGTTTCAGTCTGGATATATCCAAACCGACAACTATTAAGAAATTAGGATAAGATTTGATATTATTTATTGCCACAATAAACCACCACTTTGTTTTCATTATTAGAGCAACTTCTCTTCGATTTGATTCTCTCCAGACTTCTCAACATATGTAATCATTCATCACCTTCTTTCATCTCTTCAATACAGGAATtgtcattttttcttttaaaatgtaCTGTTCATCATAGGATTTAGTTGAATGAGCTATGGATCAAGTTGGTAAAatgtaaattattaaaaaataaattgaaatcaattttttcattattaatttaaaaatatcattGGCGTTTTGTTACAACAGTTTTGACTTTTGACTCCCTTTTTCTGAGAATTCTAGATCAGACAATGTAAGAAAGACTACCGAACAAAATAGCTTTGAGACAACAAAATAATGACAATATATTTGTGCATAGAACAAGTAAATATTTCTGTTAATTTCTTTCCTTTCTCTACAGCCAACCCTAACAGCTTTGTTTATATAAGGTGTTAAATACAAATACACAAAATGACTTTTGGGAAAAATACAATACACAGAAAAGGACTTGAAACAGACTATAAATATCAAACAAGCTACTAAAATTGTCATGCTAAAAATTGAACTAAAATTTTATCAGAACTAATTTCTTAAAAGCTTTGGCTCGGATACTAGAGTTTAACCTTACTCATCCCATTAGTTTGAGGTGTGCAatgtatgataaaaaaaaatatgcttATGTTGTTGTCACTgatttggaagttgaaatttccTCATCCCACTGGCTCTTGGGTATCTCTCCACAATCTGCAATCACCACCTTCTTTCTGGGTTTTCCGCTATACGTTCCAGCTCCCCCTTCGATCGCAAACACATTATCCATGCCTTGAATAACCTTTCCAAAGACAACATGCTCACCATCCAACCTGCAAAGTTCGCATGTAAATCGCCATATCTAGTTGTGATGGCACAATGAACATGTATTTGACCTTTCAAAGAACAAATTTGAACTCGGTATTCCTCTACATGCAAGATTGTCATACAACATGAAATTGTGTATCAAGCATCATCAAGATATAACTTACCAATAGGCCTTCACTGTGGTAATAAAAAACTGGGAGCCATTTGAATCAGGTCCTGAATTTGCCATAGCAACAACACCTGCAACAattgaataaataaattttaatggaAAGGAACATATAGACTAAAGAAACAAAGAAACATCACGGCTGTTTCAGGAAGATTGGTAAAGTGAAATACTAGCATCCAAGTAAATAATGTTACACACCAGCATGAGAGTTTTTTATCTTGAAATTCTCATCAGGAAAGGTGCCACCATAAATAGATTCAGATCCTTTGCCATCACGATGAACAATGTCTCCACCCTGAATCACAAAACCAGATATTATCCGATGAAGTGGTGTTCCTTTGTAGTGAAGTTTTACGCCACTAGAACTCTTGCCCTTCTCCCCTACACAGTTGGGAACCATCCACATCAGTAAATACACGTAATTGGGGCTAATTAATAAGCAACGAAAGAAGATATTATAAATACCTGTGCACAAAGCTCTGAAATTTTCTGCAAGCAGGAAATTTTCAaccattaaaaaaattagaatagaaTTATGAAGAGTATAAAAATGACTATGTATAAAGCATACAAATCCAACTAAGGTAGCTTCAACAggaagatttaattttgaattaaaactaagttTAGATACCCTGAATATGGATGATCCCATTAAGGAGGCTCACCCTCGACTTCCATTTTGCAGATTAATCACTAATAATTCAAATAGAAGATCAACAACTTACCAACAGTTTTTGGTACAACATGGCCATATAATCCAATCACGATCCTACCTACAGAAGTAGTTTTGTAATTGTTAGTAGTAAACAATGAAGGGCATATATATACTAGCTGAAAATAACTTGTTATTTCTGTCTTTCTACACTAACAAAATTATGAAGCAAGTCAAATAGGTTCGAATAAAAGCAATtagtgaaaattctaaaagatTTCTTAACTACCTAAGCGCTGTTTATCAATATCAATATCCAAAAAAACCCTGTGTGTAATATCAGGCTCCTCTTCTAATATCATCACCTCGTCCTACATCAGAAAAGGCATAAGTTTATCACTGAATGAACCAATAAACAAGTGACGAACCAATAAACAATAcagatgaaaataaaataaaacaaaatatagccTTTTCCGAGTCAGGTACTTGGACTAAAAGTTCCATCATAAACTATGTCTAAAGACAATAGAGATGAAAACATATGTGGAAAAAAACTTACAAATAGATCTACTCATCAATTTTCAATCATATAATGCAGAATAGTTTGTGCAAAAACTTAAAAGAGTTACACATAATGCTCTTAAAACAATTGAACACATAATATAGTGGGGGAAAAACCTAATTTGTCTTTTCAACGGTGTACAACTAGAAAGGATTTAGAGTATATAAATACTGAACACCTTATTCTAAGATCTAGCATCTACAAACACTGGAAACAGGGAATGCCCACAATAAGCTGGGGAAAAAGATTTCAATGGTATATGTAATATAACAATGACATGTTGACTTCGACCAAAAACTTAGACTCAAAACATGAATAAAAGGTTACAGAAAACTCTAGCTGAAATGATTTCCCTGAGGCTAAAATTTTTTCCATATCATCTTGTCTTCACATTATATCACTGTCTTGCTATTTTATGTACATCAAGTAGTCCACACACCCTCCAGACATAGTAACATTATCTTCATCACTTTCACCATATTTCTACTAAATGCATAGCCTCCTATAAGCACCAAATGATACCTCAATCTGGATCCCAAAGATATACCATCACAAAGTAAGAAAGGGATCACAAAGCTAATACATTATGGTCTCTACCCTCCTTTTGAAGATATCATTATCCTCTTTTCTCTCTTAAACTGAGTCAAAAAGATTAGTTGTGCAGAGCTAACCTATCCCTTATTGAACTGCCCAACCTATCTAGATTCATAATTCAAGAAATAAAATACATGCACCCCTCCCAAACACAActcaacaataaagaaaagggaaGACATTGCAGGGTCATTCTAATACAACACAAAATCTAGCTATAGGAAGAGTTCATCCATGATGGAATTAGGAAGCACATTGATCAAGACAATGTAAGCAAGAACAAAAGAAACAGAATACCCAAATCATGTTCCATTCTATCAGGGAGTTAAGACGAGATTCAAAACCAACCCCATCAAAATGATAGCAACATAAACAATCACAAAGCAAACAACTTGCGGCAAAACCGGTCCACTACCCAAATCAGATCCACAATGCAAGTATGGCATAAAGTAAAAAAAGGGGGTTAAAGGGCATACTTGTTTAGAGCCATAGAGCGCGAaaatgatgaagattgaaagaaCAAGGTATAAAAGGACGAATCGCGGCTGAACGAGGAAAGAGATTACTCTGCCCATTGCTTCCTTCGATGCCCCTCTTCGCTCAGACACATccaattaaagaaaaattgaaactttGCGACCGTCCATGGCATATAGCTTAATGATGCTATATCCGTATCGCTGAATCCCCAAAAATTGGGGCAATTTTTCTGTGCAAAATTGCTGAAGCCGAAGGTTCAAGGTGGTTCAAGGGGGTTCAAGTTTCCAGAAGAGAGGGCAGAGGGGAACGCAACCTATATATCAAGATTCATTTTAAGTAAAAATTAAAGGatactttttagtttttaaattttgagctataattaattttgtatttttttttgtgatttaaataaattaaacaaaagaaaaaaaataaaaaagacaaaGAAACTGCTTAAGTAGAGGGACAGCTCCgtttaaaagttaaaactacTCTTAATAAACTCCTCCTAAGAAGAAGGAAGTTAACATGATGAAGTTGTAACCTTATTGCCATTTTTACCATGATATGTGCCACCGTGTTTTCAtttctcataatcaaacgaaagtcaacacgccaattccaatgcataaTATCCTTTATTTTGAGCACCAATtaatcaataaacccaaaactatCTTGGCGATTAGTAATAAGATTAAACGCTTCCATACAATCTGTCTCACAAATAGCATCTCGTTAACCCAGATCCTAGACTAAGAGATATTCTCTCCAAAGAGCAAATAATTccccttgaagaatactattactcccAATCATTTCTAAACACCCCATTTGCTAACttccattacaatctctaatcgCAAGTAAAACCAATGAACTaggataactagcatcacaattaatcttgaaagtattAATGGATGTAAAATTCCAAAAAACATTTAGAAtagagggaagggacatacgttgtaattcaaaaatatttctaagctCTGTTTTTGACATTAATACCAGATAAATCACTTTTTCTGGATGTCTGATGAGGATTAAATATGTCATTATTCCGTactcgccatatccaccaaagtcctgAAAAAAACCTGAACGGATGCTCTgtgctatgatacaagaaccaatTCTTCAAATCCAAATGATGACAAGAAATATTCAACCTATGCTATACAAACTGAGCTTTTGAACAAtctcgaatacaatgtaaaactgaTTCCTGCCTAGAAAGACATATTGGGCACCTATCCGATGAGGACATCCCTCTTCTGTAGCGAAAACTTgtagtaggaagagcctccttaagacacagCAAAATCAAAAACTTGTGCTTTTCCGAAATAAGCTGGCGCCAAAGCCAAAACTAATTCTCCtgctcctcccaaccaaacagTTGCTTACTCAACTACAAATAACCATTGCATGATCATAGGCTTTAACAGTAAACCCAAACCAATACTAACACACTTTCGGACCTGCTTGCAAATCTGGATGGTAAGAAAGAATATTACCTTccagattttgagataaaggagaataaagagtatccaaatgccacctaccaaccgaccaGATATCCTGTATCCAAAGATTTGAataagaaatgtgaacataatcaaTCTCATTAGATAACTGCCCTTCTCTTCTCAagctaaaaaactaaaaattctggttcaaattcctaatacaccaagcaaacccatcATTCAACACTTCTCAAGCCTTGCAAATACTCATCCAAATAGGAAAGCCCTTATTCTTAGGACAACCAAAACAGTCATATACAGATTATCGGTATTTGACATCCAACAATTGAATCTATAACTTGTTTGACTGCTGAAAAAAAGTCAAAACTAGCTTTTCAAGAAGAGCAATATTCacacaataaggatctctaatcTCCAAACCTCTATGTTTTTTTGGAGTAACTAGTACTTTCCAACTAACAAAATTTAATCTTCTTTCGTCAACTTGTCCTTTCTAAAAAAAAATctcatcatagactccaatttactaatgattcaTTTGAGAAAAATAGAGATCTGTATCTGGTACGTGGGAATAGCAGTTGCAACGGAATTAACCAAATAGAGTCTACCAGCCCGATTAAGTAAATTTCCTTTCCAACTTGTTAATCTACCCCGAATCTTATCTAGGACACCATTGAAAGCTGAACGGGTCACCCTAAAATGGCTAAGGGTAATCCCACGATATTTGCCCAAGTCTTGGACAAATATGATAGAGGACACTCCAGTGAAAACCTCTTTCATTGTTGCAGAGACATTTTTGGAGTAAAGCGCTTTAGACTTCTCCACATTAATTTTCATCCCAAATGCTTTGCAAAAAATctctaaaaccaacatcacactttgcacttgtctctttgtagctttacagaaTAAAAGCAAGTCATCCACAAAACATTAAGTGGGATATTCTTGATCCCCTCTAGAAACAGCAACTGGCTCCCACAAGCCCAAATCAATTTGATGACTAATAAAACATGACAATctctccatacacaacacaaaaagataagGTGACATATggtctccttgtctaagaccCCGGTTAGGAGTAAAGCCATTAAGATGATTTCCATTCCAAATAATAGATAAGAAGgaagcagtgacacaattcataattaaattaattgtaGGACTGAAAAAAACCAAAGCTCTTAAGGGAATGGGCTAAAAAACTCCAATCAACTCTTTCATAAATtttctccagatcaatcttaaaggccagtgtgcctttctt contains the following coding sequences:
- the LOC107628766 gene encoding CTL-like protein DDB_G0288717, whose amino-acid sequence is MGSNNEDPSSSPSHPLLEPHSPDSQESFIHISYNHGPRSFKDLPFFILFLLFSLSTFAFGIFSIFHRNPDYPASLSSFSFNPTTQTCTTSTSTSTTYFLLSLNSTYYSSNFVEDLTWTLVITFILSIPICWLLLLFLKHYTKHLVYATLPFFIVIPIFLNVYWFVVCTVSPTCSDVFPMVYRILVLVFLFLVIGVIVWILVANWHRVELTISIIGVASNALSWNLGLFGVLPCLTIGLLLYYVPMVVFMVFATFNGKVVPKSLEGDEIGCVWKQDSWVPAYFALAILTMLWSATAMVEAQVYVISGTIAHWYFSKDDQVPRKSITNSIRNAFGPSVGTVCLSGLLMCVVRMVRSAVDSARQEDAPGIFNLILRCCVNAFLAAVDFLNKFTINFAAITGEAYCTSARMTYELLRRNLLSAVFVETISSRILAGIIFVLSAIYTIVVCVILKTTTSLGSDSYLVAALAWLLLIIVLGFFVHVLDIVIDSIYVCYAIDRDSGEVCKQDVHEVYVHLPISRSSRQSNVVTRILGV
- the LOC107628765 gene encoding peptidyl-prolyl cis-trans isomerase CYP21-1 — protein: MGRVISFLVQPRFVLLYLVLSIFIIFALYGSKQDEVMILEEEPDITHRVFLDIDIDKQRLGRIVIGLYGHVVPKTVENFRALCTGEKGKSSSGVKLHYKGTPLHRIISGFVIQGGDIVHRDGKGSESIYGGTFPDENFKIKNSHAGVVAMANSGPDSNGSQFFITTVKAYWLDGEHVVFGKVIQGMDNVFAIEGGAGTYSGKPRKKVVIADCGEIPKSQWDEEISTSKSVTTT